One stretch of Rhodohalobacter mucosus DNA includes these proteins:
- a CDS encoding ABC transporter ATP-binding protein, translating to MIQTKNLKKIYTTEEVETTALSNVNLEIKEGEFCAIMGPSGCGKSTLLNIMGLLDNPSSGEYHFLGHEISNHSERERAQLRKGNIGFIFQSFNLIDELTVFENVELPLLYLGEDTKTRKEKVEAALDRMGMMHRRNHFPQQLSGGQQQRVAIARATVADAKLILADEPTGNLDSDHGDEVMKLLAELNDKGTTIVMVTHSPHDADYARRVIHLFDGQVVTENMQEGFHV from the coding sequence ATGATCCAAACAAAAAATCTTAAAAAGATATACACCACCGAAGAGGTGGAGACGACTGCGCTGAGTAATGTGAACCTTGAAATTAAGGAAGGGGAGTTTTGTGCTATCATGGGTCCATCCGGGTGCGGGAAGTCAACGCTCCTGAATATTATGGGTCTGTTGGATAATCCAAGTTCCGGTGAGTATCACTTCCTTGGCCACGAAATCTCTAATCATAGTGAAAGGGAACGGGCACAGCTGCGTAAAGGGAATATCGGCTTTATCTTTCAGAGCTTTAATCTGATTGACGAACTTACCGTATTTGAAAATGTGGAGCTGCCGCTGCTTTATCTGGGCGAGGATACCAAAACCAGAAAAGAGAAGGTGGAGGCCGCTCTCGACCGAATGGGTATGATGCACCGGCGCAACCACTTTCCCCAGCAGTTATCCGGCGGACAGCAGCAGCGCGTTGCTATAGCCCGTGCCACCGTTGCCGACGCCAAACTGATTCTCGCCGATGAGCCGACCGGAAACCTCGACTCCGACCACGGTGATGAGGTGATGAAGCTGCTGGCCGAACTTAACGACAAGGGAACCACCATCGTGATGGTAACCCACTCACCCCACGACGCCGATTATGCACGGCGCGTCATCCATCTGTTCGATGGACAGGTTGTCACGGAGAACATGCAGGAAGGGTTTCATGTATAG
- a CDS encoding ABC transporter permease, with product MIKNYLKIAFRNLFKNKVYSFINIVGLSLGLAFSVLVILFVNDELTYDRFHENGENLYRLYRQPLMEEDMYDTDVYMPMPTAEALKRDIPEVEETVRLIPFGNLIIRKDAAALEKDGVLFTDPSFFDLFSFPLKLGDPATALTNPGSIVLSEDAADQIFGNRNPLGETLSLRLNGEFSEFEVTGVAKALPGNSTISFNILLPIQDVLSRYEDYARVENRWDATRNLLYVKLNDGTDVNLVQAKMPQFMNTHMGSMFDEMREDGIYKGDGPALVYRFQPMEDIHLNTGVPGGLSQPGNPSYSYILGGIALAVLLIACFNFMILSIGRSAKRAREVGIRKVSGAERGQIMFQFWAETFIVAAMAMAIGFLFTEFALPVFNELSGKSLSLGSMIESRWIVSGLIALFVVTGLVAGSYPALLLSGFKPIESLNERLNFSGNNALTRSLIMVQFSISVFLVAATLGMGKQLDFMQNKNLGFSGEQVVVVPLNGQDGERTLSLYRDILGGEEDIVEITGANVSFATGLWRRGYNYNGELMQTAVFRVDPRFIETLEMNLIAGRDFNPLLASDSTQSIIVNETFLSRHGMDQAAVGETFPIDWGWMNNPVIIGVVEDFNYQSLAADIEPAMMYMNPRDPILNMMIRIAPDQVQSSISKIESAWSSIHSDIPFTYSFLDQDMDELYRAEERWGKIIRYSSVFAIFIACLGLFGLAGISSIQRRKEIGIRKVMGASVQGILILLSKDFAKLILISVAVATPVAWYVLQYWLRQFAFRTDLDPGIFLIAGGYALLCTMLMVGWHAIRAATVNPVQSLRSE from the coding sequence ATGATTAAAAACTACCTCAAAATTGCCTTCCGGAACCTGTTCAAGAACAAGGTCTATTCGTTTATCAATATTGTTGGTCTCTCGCTCGGTCTTGCATTTTCAGTGCTTGTTATTCTGTTTGTGAATGATGAACTGACGTATGATCGTTTTCACGAAAACGGGGAGAATCTGTATCGGCTATACCGTCAGCCTCTGATGGAGGAAGATATGTATGACACCGATGTTTACATGCCCATGCCAACTGCAGAGGCGCTGAAACGTGATATTCCGGAGGTTGAAGAGACTGTTCGGCTCATACCATTTGGAAATCTGATTATCCGGAAGGATGCCGCGGCTCTGGAGAAGGATGGTGTACTTTTTACCGATCCGTCATTTTTCGACCTTTTCAGTTTTCCGCTTAAACTGGGCGACCCCGCTACGGCGCTCACAAACCCTGGATCGATCGTTCTGTCTGAGGATGCAGCAGATCAGATATTCGGGAACAGAAACCCATTGGGTGAAACTCTCAGCCTGAGGTTAAACGGGGAATTCAGTGAATTTGAAGTGACCGGGGTAGCCAAGGCATTGCCGGGCAACTCTACCATTTCATTCAATATCCTGCTACCCATTCAGGATGTGCTGAGTCGTTATGAAGATTATGCCCGGGTTGAAAACCGGTGGGATGCTACCCGGAATCTTCTGTACGTTAAATTGAATGACGGGACCGATGTGAATCTTGTACAGGCCAAAATGCCTCAATTCATGAATACGCATATGGGGTCCATGTTTGATGAAATGAGGGAAGATGGAATATACAAGGGAGACGGCCCTGCTCTTGTCTATCGTTTTCAGCCTATGGAGGATATTCACTTGAATACAGGGGTGCCGGGAGGGCTGTCGCAGCCCGGCAATCCTTCTTACTCTTATATTTTGGGAGGTATTGCGCTGGCCGTACTGTTGATTGCATGTTTCAATTTCATGATTCTTTCAATTGGTCGATCGGCAAAAAGAGCCAGGGAAGTGGGGATCAGAAAAGTATCAGGGGCAGAAAGAGGTCAGATTATGTTCCAGTTCTGGGCAGAGACCTTCATAGTGGCAGCCATGGCTATGGCCATCGGCTTTTTATTTACGGAGTTTGCCCTGCCGGTATTTAATGAGCTTTCCGGGAAAAGTCTGTCACTCGGTTCAATGATTGAAAGCCGATGGATCGTATCAGGCCTCATAGCCCTCTTTGTTGTTACCGGCCTTGTTGCGGGAAGCTATCCGGCGCTTCTATTGTCGGGGTTCAAACCTATTGAGTCACTGAACGAGAGACTGAATTTTAGCGGAAATAACGCACTAACCCGGTCCCTGATCATGGTACAGTTTAGCATATCAGTTTTCCTGGTTGCCGCCACCCTGGGAATGGGAAAACAGCTGGATTTTATGCAGAATAAAAATCTTGGGTTCTCCGGTGAACAGGTCGTGGTGGTTCCATTAAACGGCCAGGACGGGGAGAGAACCCTGAGCCTGTACAGAGACATTCTTGGTGGCGAAGAGGATATCGTGGAAATAACGGGAGCCAACGTTTCCTTTGCTACGGGCTTATGGAGGAGGGGGTACAACTATAACGGTGAGCTGATGCAAACTGCCGTCTTTCGTGTGGATCCCCGGTTCATCGAAACCCTGGAAATGAATCTTATTGCGGGGCGGGATTTCAATCCGCTTCTTGCTTCAGACTCCACACAGAGCATCATCGTGAATGAAACCTTTTTGAGCAGGCACGGAATGGATCAAGCGGCTGTAGGTGAGACATTTCCGATCGATTGGGGCTGGATGAACAACCCGGTCATAATCGGTGTGGTTGAGGATTTTAACTATCAGTCGCTGGCGGCGGATATTGAACCGGCCATGATGTACATGAATCCCAGAGATCCGATTCTGAATATGATGATCCGGATTGCACCCGATCAGGTGCAGAGTTCCATTTCGAAAATTGAATCGGCATGGTCATCCATCCATAGCGACATACCGTTTACATACAGTTTTCTGGATCAGGATATGGATGAATTGTACCGGGCTGAAGAACGCTGGGGTAAAATCATACGCTACAGTTCCGTTTTTGCCATTTTTATTGCATGTCTGGGGCTGTTTGGATTGGCAGGCATTTCCTCTATCCAGCGGAGAAAGGAAATTGGCATTCGCAAAGTGATGGGTGCGAGTGTTCAGGGGATATTAATACTGCTGTCTAAGGATTTTGCAAAGCTGATACTCATATCCGTTGCTGTGGCAACACCCGTTGCATGGTACGTATTGCAGTACTGGCTGCGGCAGTTTGCATTTCGAACGGATTTGGACCCCGGAATTTTTCTTATCGCCGGTGGTTATGCCCTGCTTTGCACAATGCTAATGGTCGGCTGGCATGCGATTCGTGCTGCAACCGTAAACCCGGTACAGAGTCTGAGAAGTGAATGA
- a CDS encoding four helix bundle protein — MSKSNFEKLEVYQLSEKLSDLIWSIIVRWNYFEKETIGKQLVNATDSIGANIAEGSGRGTFKDNKRFVKIARGSLYETKYWIKRAYKRNLIATNHIGELDPIIKELSPRLNAYLNSIGKKQSKN, encoded by the coding sequence ATGAGTAAATCAAATTTTGAAAAACTGGAAGTGTATCAGTTGTCGGAAAAATTATCGGATTTAATATGGTCAATAATTGTCAGGTGGAATTACTTTGAAAAAGAAACCATAGGCAAACAGTTGGTTAATGCAACCGACAGTATAGGAGCCAATATCGCCGAAGGATCCGGACGCGGTACATTCAAAGACAATAAACGCTTTGTTAAAATAGCACGCGGATCCCTTTATGAAACCAAATACTGGATTAAAAGAGCCTATAAAAGAAATCTTATTGCAACTAATCATATCGGTGAATTAGATCCAATCATTAAAGAACTTAGCCCAAGATTAAACGCCTATCTCAATTCCATCGGCAAAAAACAATCCAAAAATTAA
- a CDS encoding ABC transporter permease, translating to MLKNHLKLAFRNLLRNRAYSVINILGLSVGIASCILILLYVQDELSYDRYHDHSDRIFRVYREFQSEDRSMQTLATSNLLGPTMVQELPEVEASVRLSKRFPEVMVAKGNAKFYEQKFFFSDPTIFEVFSFNFLNGNKETALNRPFTVVITEEMAKKYFGEEDPMGENLVIRGSWGADDYEVTGVMENTPHNSHLSVNFLTSFETLRAKTPDSDTNFESWRHVGSYTYVLLQQGVNPEELSDKMNAFVVRHQGERAGPILSYNFQPATDIHLYSDFEREIEPNSDVRYLYIFGSIAFIILLVASINYINLATAKSFDRAKEVGVRKTLGADKFVLIKQFLSESAVYILLAIILSFLWIETLLPLFNSLINKPLTFDPFSIQFTGMVVLIVLLVGILAGFYPALVSSRLKPEQIFKEADSGKSKSMLRNTLIVFQFSVSIILLASTFTVMSQMDYLRDKRLGISDDVLVSISTGPGVEFRQNYSAFKDALLNKAGIESATYLNPSLPATSEHDLSLKPEGFEESINVNVISVGEDFLNTLEVPVVSGFDLFDSGAGMAEDSISEGYIPVLVNEAAVKEWGWDEPLGKTFEGFSPEFRVAGVVQDFHYGSLKERLAPLLIYPGNYSVNYVLVRLNTENLRENMSFIEEVWSIMGPGTPFTYTFVDDQFDTLYRAEDRLAGIFKIFTSLAIIIACLGLFGLAAFSAERRSKEIGIRKILGASVANIVKLLTADFLKPVIFGLILAIPITLYVMNIWLTDFAYRIEIGPGIFLVAGSLAIMLSLLTVGWQAVKSALMNPANTLRNE from the coding sequence ATGCTGAAAAACCATCTCAAACTTGCATTCAGAAATCTGTTAAGGAATCGTGCTTATTCGGTTATAAATATCCTTGGACTCTCTGTTGGGATAGCGAGCTGTATACTGATTCTACTGTATGTGCAGGATGAGCTGAGCTACGATCGATACCATGATCATTCAGATCGAATATTTAGGGTTTACAGAGAGTTTCAATCAGAGGATCGCAGCATGCAAACGCTTGCTACATCCAATCTTCTCGGACCCACCATGGTTCAGGAACTTCCCGAGGTGGAAGCAAGCGTCAGGCTGAGTAAACGGTTTCCGGAGGTTATGGTCGCCAAGGGAAACGCAAAATTTTATGAGCAAAAGTTTTTCTTTTCAGATCCCACCATATTTGAAGTTTTCAGTTTCAATTTTCTAAATGGGAATAAGGAAACTGCATTAAACAGGCCGTTTACGGTTGTCATTACAGAAGAGATGGCTAAAAAATACTTTGGTGAGGAGGATCCGATGGGTGAAAATCTGGTTATTCGCGGATCCTGGGGTGCTGATGATTATGAAGTAACGGGTGTAATGGAAAATACTCCTCACAATTCTCATCTATCCGTAAACTTTCTTACATCATTCGAAACATTAAGGGCGAAAACTCCAGATTCGGATACAAATTTTGAAAGCTGGCGACACGTTGGAAGCTATACCTATGTTTTGCTTCAGCAGGGTGTGAATCCGGAGGAACTAAGCGATAAAATGAACGCCTTTGTTGTACGGCATCAGGGTGAAAGAGCCGGACCCATACTTAGCTACAATTTTCAACCGGCTACTGACATTCATCTTTATTCCGACTTTGAACGTGAAATAGAACCCAACAGCGACGTCAGATACTTGTACATATTCGGGAGTATTGCATTCATCATCCTGCTGGTGGCAAGTATCAATTATATAAATCTTGCTACAGCTAAAAGCTTTGATAGAGCTAAGGAGGTAGGGGTTAGAAAAACATTGGGTGCAGACAAGTTCGTCCTGATAAAGCAATTTTTGAGCGAATCGGCGGTCTATATACTCCTGGCGATTATCCTTTCTTTCCTGTGGATTGAAACTTTGCTTCCATTGTTTAACAGTTTGATCAACAAACCACTCACATTTGATCCGTTCAGCATTCAATTCACAGGTATGGTGGTTTTGATTGTTTTACTTGTCGGGATACTTGCAGGATTTTATCCGGCATTGGTTTCTTCAAGGTTAAAGCCCGAACAGATTTTTAAGGAGGCAGACTCCGGAAAAAGCAAATCCATGCTGAGAAATACGCTGATTGTATTTCAGTTCTCGGTATCAATCATTCTGCTTGCAAGTACATTCACCGTGATGAGTCAAATGGATTACTTAAGGGACAAAAGACTTGGTATCAGTGATGATGTTTTAGTATCCATATCAACGGGTCCGGGTGTCGAATTCAGGCAGAATTATTCCGCTTTTAAAGATGCATTGCTGAATAAAGCCGGTATAGAATCGGCTACATATCTGAATCCATCATTACCGGCAACCTCCGAACACGACCTTTCACTGAAACCGGAAGGCTTTGAAGAGTCAATAAATGTAAATGTTATTTCAGTGGGAGAAGACTTTCTGAATACACTTGAAGTACCTGTGGTCAGCGGGTTTGATTTGTTTGATTCTGGAGCGGGTATGGCAGAGGACTCCATTTCGGAGGGCTATATACCAGTATTGGTGAACGAAGCGGCCGTAAAGGAGTGGGGTTGGGATGAACCGTTAGGTAAAACATTTGAAGGCTTCAGTCCCGAATTTCGGGTTGCCGGCGTAGTGCAGGACTTTCATTACGGTTCATTAAAGGAACGTCTTGCCCCGCTGTTAATATATCCGGGTAACTATTCGGTAAATTATGTGCTGGTAAGGTTGAATACTGAGAATCTAAGAGAAAACATGTCATTTATAGAGGAAGTATGGTCCATTATGGGTCCCGGCACACCATTTACATATACATTTGTAGATGATCAATTTGACACACTATATAGAGCTGAAGACAGGTTGGCGGGTATATTCAAAATATTTACTTCACTCGCGATCATCATTGCTTGTCTGGGATTATTTGGACTGGCAGCTTTTTCAGCTGAACGCCGATCAAAAGAAATTGGCATACGGAAAATACTGGGGGCATCAGTGGCAAATATTGTGAAGCTTCTTACAGCAGATTTTCTCAAACCGGTCATTTTCGGATTAATACTTGCCATACCAATAACATTATACGTTATGAATATCTGGTTGACTGATTTTGCATACAGAATTGAAATTGGTCCGGGTATTTTTCTGGTGGCGGGTTCATTAGCAATTATGCTTTCACTGCTAACCGTAGGCTGGCAAGCCGTAAAATCGGCACTTATGAACCCCGCGAACACATTACGAAATGAATGA
- a CDS encoding SusC/RagA family TonB-linked outer membrane protein, whose translation MKKRYYLKLLSAFAVLIFSAQIAAAQFTVSGTVTDAATGESLVGVSIFDPATNAGTTTNVDGEYSVELPAGTATLRFSFVGYVTRNLDVSGSDGETVTLDVEMSQDVANLEELVVTGLASTVKRSNLANSVSSITAEQIAQNNDPQTIDNALRGKIPGVEINSYSGAPGGGFNVQLRGVATLGAGGSQPLYIIDGVYVNNEFLTTGRSSVSGAGGNTQDDTANRLADINPDDIESIEVLKGPSAAAIYGQRANAGVVIIRTKQGRAGRTSVSFQQDVGFNSALNLLGRTEWTDERIDIYYAANPTRAALEKQRLSDAQAAGNVVDLEDYIYGNNGLINNTQIDVSGGNEKTRFFVSGAFNVEDGIIENTGFDRNSIRANIDHNITESIRVSSTSNFIRTDSERGFTGNQNNTGGSIGYSLAFHPNYAFDIIRQNEDGSYNDSPYFGENPLRLIEVATNDQKVNRYLQSVNLTADLYQQGSTLVSFTANGGFDYTNANSIIYFPEFMQFQRTAANFPGDVIHTTQEVLNTNLQAVLLVNTGLETDFGRFDFSTQVGATRFDQSINLDRIRGQGLLPGQTNVGNAAQVSASQNFTEITDFGLFAQEEINFSDKLIATFGGRWDKSTLNLNESEYYFYPKASLAANLTNFDFWTAEAFNQFKLRVAYGETGGLPNFGAIFSSLNGTNIGDTGGAVAPGTDVDPDLKPERAKEIEYGFDLALFDGRIGFEFTRYNKAIEDLILPLVPSPATGVNQITTNAAEMENIGMEIGLSAIPFRSNTFTWNTSVLWWTNETEITDLIIPAQTNTFYASPAFGATRLEEGVSPTGIYGFVPGQAEREIIGDLQPDFQMSFSNDFNFLGNFTAGFLVHWAEGSEGINLSQLLTDIGGNSPDFFDENNNVVEREGGTLSYLEDSSYIKLREASLFYNVPTPTLQRIAGNTLRGVRLGVTGTNLLMITDYTGYDPEVNATGRDPLNQRVDITPYPTSRKILFSIKVDL comes from the coding sequence ATGAAAAAACGCTATTATTTAAAATTACTGTCTGCCTTTGCGGTGCTGATATTCAGCGCTCAGATTGCTGCAGCACAGTTTACCGTATCCGGTACGGTAACAGACGCCGCGACCGGAGAGTCCCTTGTTGGGGTATCGATATTTGATCCGGCAACCAACGCAGGAACAACTACCAATGTTGACGGAGAATACTCCGTGGAACTTCCGGCAGGTACTGCTACACTCCGTTTCTCCTTTGTAGGCTACGTAACCCGAAACCTTGACGTGTCCGGTTCCGACGGAGAGACTGTAACGCTGGATGTGGAGATGAGTCAGGATGTTGCCAACCTGGAGGAGCTCGTGGTAACTGGACTTGCAAGTACGGTAAAGCGATCGAACCTGGCCAATTCCGTCTCCTCCATAACGGCTGAGCAGATTGCACAAAACAACGACCCGCAAACGATTGATAATGCACTTCGGGGTAAGATTCCCGGCGTGGAGATCAACTCATACAGCGGGGCACCGGGCGGCGGTTTTAATGTTCAGCTGAGGGGTGTGGCCACCCTGGGTGCCGGAGGATCACAGCCGCTGTACATTATCGACGGTGTGTATGTAAACAACGAATTCCTTACAACGGGCCGGTCGAGTGTAAGCGGTGCGGGCGGGAATACACAGGATGATACCGCCAACCGCCTTGCAGACATCAATCCGGATGATATTGAAAGTATTGAAGTGCTGAAGGGGCCATCAGCAGCGGCTATTTATGGTCAGCGCGCCAATGCGGGTGTAGTGATTATCCGCACCAAACAGGGCCGTGCCGGACGCACCAGCGTCAGCTTTCAGCAGGATGTGGGTTTCAACTCTGCATTAAATCTGCTGGGCCGCACTGAATGGACGGATGAGCGCATCGACATCTACTATGCAGCCAATCCAACCCGTGCAGCTCTTGAAAAACAGCGTCTCAGTGACGCACAGGCGGCCGGGAATGTGGTTGATCTTGAAGATTACATATATGGCAACAACGGACTGATCAACAATACTCAGATTGATGTTTCGGGTGGTAATGAAAAAACCCGGTTCTTTGTATCAGGTGCTTTCAATGTCGAAGATGGAATTATTGAGAACACCGGTTTTGACAGAAACTCCATCCGTGCCAATATTGATCATAATATTACTGAAAGTATACGGGTCAGCAGCACGTCCAATTTTATTCGAACCGACAGTGAGCGCGGCTTTACCGGTAATCAGAATAATACCGGCGGTTCGATCGGATATTCACTGGCGTTTCATCCCAATTATGCTTTCGATATAATCAGGCAAAATGAAGACGGCAGCTATAATGACTCTCCTTACTTCGGAGAAAATCCATTGCGGTTGATTGAAGTCGCTACCAATGATCAGAAGGTGAACCGCTATTTGCAGTCGGTGAATCTTACTGCCGATCTGTATCAGCAGGGTTCCACGCTGGTCAGCTTCACGGCCAACGGCGGTTTTGATTATACCAATGCGAACTCCATCATTTACTTTCCGGAATTTATGCAGTTTCAGCGAACGGCTGCCAACTTCCCCGGTGATGTAATTCATACCACGCAGGAAGTACTCAATACAAACCTTCAGGCTGTACTTCTGGTCAATACCGGTCTCGAAACGGATTTCGGGCGGTTCGACTTTTCAACTCAGGTCGGTGCCACCCGGTTCGATCAATCCATCAACCTGGACAGGATCCGCGGACAGGGCCTGCTGCCGGGACAGACCAATGTGGGTAACGCGGCGCAGGTATCTGCCAGCCAGAACTTTACGGAGATTACGGATTTCGGACTGTTTGCACAGGAAGAGATCAACTTCTCCGACAAGCTGATTGCCACATTTGGCGGGCGATGGGACAAATCGACACTCAACCTGAACGAAAGCGAGTACTATTTTTATCCCAAGGCATCGCTTGCGGCTAACCTGACCAACTTCGATTTCTGGACCGCGGAAGCGTTTAACCAGTTCAAGCTGAGAGTTGCCTATGGCGAGACCGGCGGGCTGCCCAATTTCGGCGCCATCTTTTCAAGCCTGAACGGTACCAATATCGGCGATACGGGCGGTGCGGTGGCACCGGGCACGGACGTGGACCCCGATCTGAAACCTGAACGGGCAAAAGAGATCGAGTATGGGTTTGACCTGGCTCTGTTTGATGGCCGCATTGGGTTTGAATTCACCCGTTACAATAAGGCTATTGAAGACCTGATTCTGCCTCTCGTACCATCTCCGGCTACCGGCGTGAATCAGATTACCACCAATGCAGCTGAAATGGAAAATATCGGAATGGAGATCGGCCTGTCGGCCATACCGTTCCGAAGCAACACCTTTACATGGAATACATCCGTGCTTTGGTGGACTAATGAAACCGAGATAACTGACCTGATTATTCCGGCTCAAACCAATACGTTTTATGCGTCACCCGCATTTGGCGCGACTCGCCTTGAAGAGGGCGTTTCACCGACCGGCATTTACGGATTTGTACCGGGTCAGGCAGAACGTGAAATCATCGGTGACCTTCAGCCCGATTTCCAGATGTCATTTTCCAATGACTTCAACTTTCTGGGCAATTTCACCGCAGGCTTTTTGGTTCATTGGGCAGAAGGGTCAGAGGGTATCAATCTGTCTCAGCTGCTCACCGATATCGGAGGCAACTCGCCCGACTTTTTTGATGAAAACAACAATGTTGTGGAAAGGGAAGGGGGTACGCTATCGTATCTCGAGGATTCGTCTTACATCAAGCTTCGCGAGGCTTCTCTCTTTTACAATGTGCCCACGCCGACCCTCCAGAGGATTGCCGGTAATACACTCAGGGGAGTACGCCTGGGCGTAACGGGAACCAACCTGCTGATGATCACCGACTATACGGGTTATGATCCTGAAGTGAATGCAACTGGGAGGGACCCGCTCAACCAACGCGTGGATATCACCCCGTATCCCACGTCGCGAAAAATTCTGTTTAGCATTAAAGTTGACCTTTAA
- a CDS encoding RagB/SusD family nutrient uptake outer membrane protein — protein MKYSIIIKLTILSGLIAIAASCDLLEVDPVIDPNSPSTAGVLNNATAGELQNLVSGLESVHRNYNNGTSDWWSLTGTISRELYYINTSDPTFAIDWLQLPSRSIDAEDNSNFFVDASGYEAPYGAIRQSNLLIESVQNSENVTDTQKNGYYGFANTIKAYQFQMPLMHQYQNGIRVDVTFAEPLNPGGFLNYDNALAEIRAIADEAATQLQSAGTEFNFDLTDGFDGFDTPASMLEVNRAIAARLAIYAEDWQGALDALDDSFLNLAPGQGEAELNAGPEHTFAGGNDQFNPYFFIPDANQNLLIVPNPALIADAEAGDGRLDKFALRSSAATTPDIPALSADYQIDVYNSATSSMPFIRNEELILIYAEALAQRNQGSDLADAVDAINIIRSAWGLPDFASTDQNAIIDQILEERRYSLWGEGHRWIDMRRYDRLGDIDTSIDGGRVATQIGRPQGEIDWESFSGNN, from the coding sequence ATGAAATATTCAATAATTATAAAACTGACGATCCTGTCCGGTTTGATTGCGATCGCAGCCTCATGCGATTTGTTAGAGGTTGACCCTGTAATTGATCCGAACAGCCCGAGTACGGCAGGCGTTTTGAATAACGCAACCGCCGGAGAACTGCAAAATCTGGTATCCGGCCTGGAGTCGGTGCACAGAAACTATAACAACGGCACCAGCGACTGGTGGTCGTTAACCGGCACAATCAGCCGTGAGCTCTATTACATCAATACATCCGACCCGACGTTTGCCATCGACTGGCTACAATTACCGAGTCGAAGTATTGATGCGGAAGACAACAGCAACTTCTTTGTGGATGCAAGCGGATACGAAGCACCATATGGTGCTATCCGGCAATCAAACCTGCTGATTGAATCGGTTCAGAATTCAGAAAACGTTACGGATACCCAAAAGAACGGGTATTACGGGTTTGCGAACACAATAAAGGCCTATCAGTTCCAGATGCCGCTGATGCACCAGTATCAGAACGGTATACGAGTGGACGTTACTTTTGCTGAGCCACTCAATCCGGGTGGATTCCTGAACTACGACAACGCTCTTGCCGAAATACGTGCGATTGCGGATGAGGCGGCTACACAGCTGCAATCGGCGGGAACGGAGTTCAATTTTGACCTTACGGACGGATTCGACGGATTTGATACTCCTGCAAGCATGCTGGAGGTGAACCGTGCCATCGCTGCCAGGCTGGCCATCTATGCGGAAGACTGGCAGGGAGCCCTTGACGCCCTTGATGATTCATTCCTGAATCTGGCTCCGGGCCAGGGCGAAGCTGAACTCAATGCCGGACCCGAGCACACTTTTGCAGGAGGGAACGACCAGTTCAATCCGTATTTCTTCATACCGGATGCAAATCAGAACCTGTTGATTGTACCGAACCCCGCGCTTATAGCTGATGCGGAAGCCGGTGACGGGCGGCTCGACAAGTTTGCACTCAGGTCAAGTGCGGCAACCACCCCGGATATTCCGGCGCTGAGCGCAGATTACCAGATCGACGTCTATAATTCTGCAACCAGCAGTATGCCGTTTATCAGAAATGAAGAGCTGATCCTGATTTATGCTGAAGCTCTTGCTCAGCGCAATCAGGGATCGGACCTGGCTGATGCGGTTGACGCGATTAATATTATCCGCAGCGCCTGGGGACTGCCCGATTTTGCAAGCACGGACCAGAATGCCATTATTGACCAGATTCTTGAAGAGAGGCGATACTCTCTTTGGGGTGAAGGCCACCGGTGGATCGACATGAGGCGGTACGATCGTCTTGGCGATATCGATACCTCCATCGACGGCGGACGCGTAGCTACACAGATTGGCCGTCCGCAGGGTGAGATCGACTGGGAGTCATTCTCAGGGAATAACTAA